One stretch of Malus domestica chromosome 14, GDT2T_hap1 DNA includes these proteins:
- the LOC108175282 gene encoding uncharacterized protein, with translation MANLVKLDFVTLNITGKNSLTWVMDAKIHLEAANLGETIKKDNSASSQDRAKAMIFISRHLDKGLKSEYLMTHLKIQDFKMVAEYNSAMFRITSQLKLCGETITEEDMLEKTFNTFHVSNVLIQHQYRERGFTQYNQLISVLLVAEQNNELLMKNHQSRLTGSVSFPEVNDASLKGNTISSHGNNYKRGRGHKRGQKGKNHGVQFRF, from the exons atggcaaacttggTAAAGCTTGATTTTGTTACCCTGAATATTACTGGGAAGAATTCCCTTACCTGGGTAATGGATGCCAAGATTCATCTGGAGGCAGCGAATCTTGGAGAAACTATTAAAAAGGATAACAGTGCATCATCTCAAGATCGGGCAAAGGCCATGATCTTTATCAGTCGCCACCTTGATAAGGGACTGAAGAGCGAGTACCTCATG ACTCACCTAAAGATCCAGGATTTTAAGATGgtggctgagtacaattctgctATGTTTAGAATTACCTCCCAATTGAAGCTCTGTGGAGAAACCATTACTGAGGAAGACatgctggaaaagactttcaaCACTTTTCATGTCTCCAATGTGCTCATACAGCATCAGTATAGAGAGCGAGGTTTTACTCAGTATAACCAGTTGATATCTGTGCTCCTTGTAGCTGAGCAAAACAATGAGCttctgatgaagaatcatcagtcCCGGCTTACTGGATCAGTATcattcccagaagtgaatgaTGCTTCCCTTAAAGGGAATACCATATCATCTCATGGCAATAATTATAAacgaggacgtggccacaagcGAGGCCAAaaaggcaagaaccatggtgtccaGTTCAGGTTCTAA